Proteins from a single region of Synechococcus sp. WH 8109:
- a CDS encoding ATP-dependent Clp protease ATP-binding subunit, giving the protein MTSSPALNGSLTHEPDRFSDAAWDLLLSGQDVARRWRHEQLDVEHLIQVLFTDPACRHLVERLPLPIDALLDRLEDVLADQPSGRGDELFIGDDLEQLLDSADAIRRRWNGDVIDLPEVLMAIGADPRIGADLFAGFGLSADALEQLIQRGMDPRVAGASVPPQERSVPRSQQEVQQEAPRRERVARVPSSSRAQRESEPVAPVAPVTPQSFAPEAPSQEPPAALEAYGRDLTEEAEAGSLDPVIGRDSEIRNLIKVLSRRSKNNPVLIGEPGVGKTAIAELLAQRIVAGEVPESLQGLRLVALDLGALIAGAKFRGQFEERLRSVLEEVSGSDSGVVLFIDELHTVVGSDRSSTDAGSLLKPALARGDLRCIGATTPEDYRLTVEKDPALNRRFQQVVIREPDLELSLEILRGLKERYELHHGVSITDEAIQTANRLADRYISDRCLPDKAIDLIDEAAAQLKMEVTSKPQVVEEAEADLRRVELALLAAEQAPEAERIQLQRNRLEVSTRLDDLRRRWQEERGQLEELGQLLQQDEDLRHAIAEAERDGDLEEAARLQYDQLHRVQQRRDELEASKAEAQSAGTALLREQVEAGDIADLVARWTGIPVQRLLAGERRKLLDLDAHLAERVIGQGEAVSAVAAAIRRARAGMKDSRRPVGSFLFLGPTGVGKTELAKALAGSLFDEEEALVRLDMSEFMERNAVARLIGAPPGYVGYEEGGQLTEAVRRRPYAVLLLDEVEKAHPDVFNLLLQVLDDGRLTDSQGRTVDFRHTVVVMTSNLASPAILEHARSGSMDESALQQQVDAALSSQFRPEFLNRIDEVIRFRPLEVSDLVRIVQLQLKDLAALLAEQGLALLVDDAVAEAMARQGYEPEYGARPLRRVLRRQLENPLSTLLLEERFAGASGVTVRLGEAGTDALVFDPVGV; this is encoded by the coding sequence ATGACTTCATCGCCAGCGTTGAACGGCAGCCTCACCCATGAGCCGGATCGCTTCAGCGACGCGGCCTGGGATCTGCTGCTCAGTGGTCAGGACGTTGCCCGTCGCTGGCGCCATGAGCAGTTGGACGTGGAGCACCTAATTCAGGTGCTGTTCACCGATCCCGCCTGCCGCCACCTGGTGGAGCGCTTGCCCCTCCCCATCGATGCGCTCTTGGATCGCTTGGAGGATGTGCTGGCTGATCAGCCCTCTGGGCGAGGTGATGAGCTCTTCATCGGTGATGATCTGGAACAGCTGCTCGATTCGGCTGATGCCATCCGCCGGCGCTGGAATGGCGACGTCATCGATCTGCCGGAAGTGTTGATGGCCATTGGCGCCGATCCGCGGATCGGCGCTGATTTGTTTGCCGGCTTTGGTTTGTCGGCAGATGCCCTAGAGCAGCTGATCCAACGCGGCATGGACCCACGGGTTGCTGGGGCTTCCGTTCCACCCCAGGAGCGGTCGGTGCCGCGGTCTCAGCAGGAGGTGCAGCAGGAAGCGCCCCGTCGTGAACGGGTGGCGCGCGTTCCCTCCTCCTCCCGTGCGCAGCGCGAGTCAGAGCCTGTCGCCCCTGTCGCCCCTGTCACCCCCCAGTCGTTCGCCCCTGAGGCCCCCTCACAGGAGCCTCCCGCGGCCTTGGAGGCCTATGGGCGGGATCTCACCGAAGAGGCGGAAGCAGGCAGCCTCGATCCGGTGATCGGTCGTGATTCTGAAATTCGCAACCTGATCAAGGTGCTCTCGCGCCGGAGCAAGAACAATCCGGTGCTCATCGGTGAACCCGGTGTAGGCAAAACAGCGATTGCGGAGCTGCTGGCGCAGCGGATCGTGGCGGGTGAAGTGCCGGAGTCGCTACAGGGTCTGCGGCTGGTGGCGCTGGATCTCGGTGCTTTGATCGCCGGTGCCAAGTTCCGGGGTCAGTTTGAGGAACGCCTGCGCTCGGTGCTCGAGGAGGTGAGTGGTTCCGATTCCGGGGTGGTGTTGTTCATCGATGAGCTGCACACAGTTGTTGGCAGTGATCGCAGCAGCACAGATGCCGGCAGCCTGCTGAAACCAGCCCTGGCCCGAGGCGATCTGCGCTGCATCGGTGCCACTACGCCGGAGGATTACCGGCTCACGGTGGAAAAGGATCCGGCCCTTAACCGCCGTTTTCAGCAGGTGGTGATCCGGGAGCCGGATCTGGAGTTGAGCCTCGAAATTCTGCGTGGCTTGAAGGAGCGCTACGAGCTGCACCACGGTGTCAGCATCACCGATGAGGCCATTCAGACCGCCAACCGTCTCGCCGACCGCTACATCAGCGATCGCTGCCTGCCGGACAAAGCCATTGATCTGATCGATGAGGCGGCGGCACAACTGAAGATGGAGGTCACCTCCAAGCCGCAGGTGGTGGAGGAGGCCGAAGCGGATCTACGCCGCGTTGAACTGGCCTTGCTCGCTGCCGAGCAGGCGCCTGAAGCGGAGCGGATTCAGCTCCAGCGCAACCGGCTTGAAGTGTCCACGCGACTGGATGATCTGCGGCGGCGCTGGCAGGAGGAGCGCGGTCAGCTCGAGGAGCTCGGCCAGTTGCTCCAGCAGGACGAAGACCTGCGCCATGCCATCGCTGAGGCCGAGCGGGATGGTGACCTTGAAGAAGCGGCTCGCCTCCAGTACGACCAGCTGCATCGGGTGCAGCAGCGCCGCGATGAATTGGAGGCGTCCAAGGCGGAGGCCCAGTCCGCTGGAACGGCCCTGTTGCGCGAGCAGGTTGAGGCCGGTGACATCGCTGATCTGGTGGCCCGTTGGACCGGAATCCCCGTGCAGCGGCTGTTGGCGGGCGAGCGGCGCAAACTCCTGGATCTCGACGCCCATCTCGCTGAACGGGTCATTGGTCAGGGCGAGGCGGTGTCGGCCGTTGCTGCTGCCATCCGCCGGGCCAGGGCCGGCATGAAGGATTCCCGTCGACCGGTGGGTTCCTTCCTGTTCCTGGGGCCGACCGGCGTCGGCAAGACCGAGCTAGCGAAGGCGCTGGCGGGGTCGTTGTTTGATGAAGAGGAGGCGCTGGTTCGCCTCGACATGAGCGAGTTCATGGAGCGAAACGCTGTGGCTCGGCTGATCGGTGCTCCTCCCGGTTATGTCGGCTACGAGGAAGGGGGGCAACTCACGGAGGCCGTGCGCCGCCGGCCCTATGCGGTGCTGCTTCTCGATGAAGTGGAGAAGGCCCATCCCGATGTTTTCAACCTGCTGCTGCAGGTGCTGGATGACGGCCGGCTCACCGATTCCCAGGGCCGCACTGTTGATTTCCGCCACACCGTGGTCGTGATGACCAGCAATCTGGCGAGCCCGGCGATCCTTGAGCATGCCCGCTCGGGATCAATGGATGAGTCAGCCCTGCAACAGCAGGTGGATGCAGCGCTCTCCAGCCAGTTCCGGCCTGAATTCCTCAACCGGATTGATGAGGTGATTCGTTTCCGTCCGTTGGAAGTCTCCGATCTGGTGCGGATTGTTCAGTTGCAGCTGAAGGACCTCGCGGCTCTATTGGCCGAGCAGGGCTTGGCCCTGCTCGTGGATGACGCTGTCGCTGAGGCCATGGCCCGTCAGGGCTATGAACCGGAGTACGGGGCGCGGCCGCTGCGTCGGGTCTTGCGGCGCCAATTGGAAAATCCGCTCTCCACCCTGCTGCTTGAGGAGCGCTTTGCCGGAGCTAGTGGCGTGACGGTGCGGCTGGGGGAGGCCGGCACGGATGCCCTGGTGTTCGATCCGGTGGGGGTTTGA
- the gloA gene encoding lactoylglutathione lyase: protein MRMLHTMLRVADLERSLGFYTEVLGMQLLRRKDYPSGRFTLAFVGYGSESDHTVLELTHNWDTDSYTLGDGYGHIALGVEDIHSTCAGIADKGGRVVREPGPMKHGTTVIAFVEDPDGYKVELIEMSSKAHA from the coding sequence ATGCGGATGCTTCACACCATGCTCCGGGTCGCTGATCTGGAGCGGTCTCTGGGCTTCTACACCGAGGTCCTGGGCATGCAGCTTCTGCGTCGAAAGGATTACCCCAGCGGCCGCTTCACCTTGGCGTTTGTTGGCTACGGCTCGGAGAGCGACCACACGGTCCTGGAACTCACCCACAACTGGGACACCGACAGCTACACCCTGGGTGATGGCTACGGCCACATCGCGCTGGGGGTGGAGGACATCCACAGCACCTGCGCCGGCATTGCCGACAAGGGTGGTCGTGTGGTGCGGGAACCTGGTCCGATGAAGCACGGCACTACCGTCATCGCCTTTGTTGAGGATCCGGATGGCTACAAGGTGGAATTGATCGAGATGTCCTCCAAAGCCCACGCCTGA
- the eno gene encoding phosphopyruvate hydratase produces the protein MIDSLDLVIDTIVSREVLDSRGNPTVEAEVLLEGGAMGRAIVPSGASTGAHEAHELRDGGDRYMGKGVGQAVNHIEERIAPALCGLSALDQAAVDAAMLELDGSDNKSNLGANAILAVSMATARAAANGLGIPLYRYLGGPMANLLPVPLMNVINGGAHAANSLDFQEFMLVPHGAPSFREALRMGTEVFHTLKKLLSDKGMSTAVGDEGGFAPDLGNVEAGEILVEAISKAGYKPGEQISLALDVASTEFFENGRYAFDGGSYTSAEMVGQLEQLVEKFPIVSIEDGLAEDDWDGWKLLTERLGGKVQLVGDDLFVTNTKRLQQGIDSATANSILIKVNQIGSLTETLQAIDLAGRSGYTSVISHRSGETEDTTIADLSVATRAGQIKTGSLSRSERVAKYNQLLRIEDELGSQAVYAGAVGQGPRGKA, from the coding sequence GTGATCGATTCCCTCGACCTCGTCATCGACACCATCGTGTCCCGAGAGGTGCTCGATTCCCGCGGCAACCCCACGGTTGAAGCCGAGGTGCTGCTCGAAGGAGGTGCCATGGGACGGGCCATCGTTCCCAGTGGTGCCAGCACCGGTGCACACGAAGCCCACGAACTCCGTGACGGCGGCGATCGCTACATGGGCAAGGGTGTGGGCCAGGCCGTGAACCACATCGAAGAGCGGATCGCACCGGCCCTCTGCGGCCTTTCCGCCCTGGATCAGGCGGCTGTGGACGCCGCGATGCTGGAGCTGGACGGAAGCGACAACAAATCCAACCTGGGAGCCAACGCGATCCTGGCGGTGAGCATGGCCACCGCCCGCGCTGCTGCCAACGGGCTGGGGATTCCCCTTTACCGCTACCTCGGCGGGCCGATGGCCAACTTGCTGCCGGTGCCGTTGATGAACGTGATCAACGGTGGCGCCCATGCCGCCAACAGCCTGGACTTCCAGGAATTCATGCTGGTGCCCCACGGGGCTCCGAGCTTCCGCGAAGCACTGCGGATGGGCACCGAGGTGTTCCACACGCTCAAGAAACTGCTCAGCGACAAGGGCATGAGCACCGCCGTGGGCGACGAAGGCGGTTTCGCGCCGGATCTGGGCAATGTTGAAGCCGGTGAAATCCTGGTGGAAGCGATCAGCAAGGCGGGCTACAAGCCCGGCGAACAGATCTCCCTGGCCCTGGACGTGGCCAGCACCGAATTCTTCGAGAACGGCCGTTATGCCTTCGATGGCGGCAGCTACACCAGCGCCGAGATGGTGGGCCAACTCGAGCAACTGGTGGAGAAATTCCCGATCGTTTCAATCGAAGACGGACTGGCGGAAGACGACTGGGATGGCTGGAAGCTGCTGACCGAACGCCTCGGCGGCAAGGTGCAGCTGGTGGGTGACGACCTGTTCGTGACCAACACCAAGCGTCTTCAACAGGGCATCGATAGCGCCACGGCCAACTCGATCCTGATCAAGGTGAACCAGATCGGTTCGCTCACCGAAACCCTCCAGGCCATCGACCTGGCAGGCCGCTCCGGCTACACCAGCGTGATCAGCCACCGCAGTGGCGAAACCGAAGACACCACCATCGCCGACCTCTCCGTCGCCACCCGCGCCGGACAGATCAAGACAGGCTCCCTCAGCCGAAGCGAGCGGGTCGCCAAGTACAACCAGCTGCTTCGCATAGAAGACGAGCTGGGCAGCCAGGCCGTCTACGCCGGTGCTGTTGGCCAGGGCCCCCGCGGCAAGGCCTGA
- a CDS encoding AarF/ABC1/UbiB kinase family protein, which yields MLGLLRALRIWRAVLTLLLLLWCDGQSWTYRGGVTAERRARRQQQRARWLTAELLSLGSAFIKLGQLLSARPDILPAGWVAELAALQDSVPAFSFDQVQTVLERELGPRCAEVIDLDPEPLGAASLAQVHRASLRSGRQVVLKVQRPGLDRLFRLDLEVMQQVAAVLQRNPSWGRGRDWPAMARECRRVLLRELDFRVEAQYAARFRQQFLDDERIRIPGVIWELSTRRVLCLDYLPGIKVNDREALIEAGVDPAAVAEVGAASYLKQLVRFGFFHADPHPGNLAVASDGALIYYDFGMMGLLSDGLRRRLGAMVRAAAARDSAALVEEMQAAGVISGGIDIGPVRRLVRLMLQEALTPPFTANVIDKLSGDLYDLVYGQPFRLPVELIFVMRALSTFEGVGRSLDPAFSLVAIAKPYLLPLMTSSGSGSNDLFNELGRQVGALSSRAAAFPRRLDESLERLEQGDLQLQVRLGESDRQFRRMALAQQSIGQSVLLGCLALAIAIVGASARPLWSLLPAAAALPVGLGWFRMQVKIRRDQRLEQLPGSNR from the coding sequence ATGCTCGGCCTGCTGCGAGCGCTCCGCATCTGGCGCGCTGTCCTGACGCTGCTGCTGCTGCTTTGGTGTGATGGCCAGTCCTGGACCTACCGCGGTGGTGTCACCGCCGAACGTCGTGCGCGCCGTCAGCAACAGCGAGCCCGTTGGCTGACGGCTGAGCTGCTGTCTCTGGGCTCCGCCTTCATCAAGCTGGGGCAACTTCTCTCCGCCCGCCCCGATATCCTCCCTGCGGGCTGGGTGGCCGAACTGGCCGCGCTTCAGGACAGCGTTCCGGCCTTCAGTTTTGATCAGGTGCAGACCGTGCTCGAGCGAGAGCTGGGGCCGCGCTGTGCCGAGGTGATCGACCTGGATCCCGAGCCCCTGGGTGCAGCCTCGCTGGCCCAGGTGCATCGCGCCAGCCTGCGCAGTGGCCGGCAGGTGGTGCTCAAGGTGCAGCGCCCTGGGCTCGATCGTCTGTTTCGCCTTGATCTGGAGGTGATGCAGCAGGTGGCAGCTGTGCTGCAACGCAATCCCAGTTGGGGGCGTGGTCGTGATTGGCCGGCGATGGCACGGGAATGTCGACGTGTGCTTCTACGTGAGCTCGATTTCCGCGTTGAGGCGCAATACGCCGCTCGTTTTCGTCAGCAATTTCTGGATGACGAACGCATCAGGATCCCTGGTGTGATCTGGGAGTTGAGCACGCGCCGTGTGCTGTGCCTCGACTACCTGCCAGGCATCAAGGTCAACGACCGTGAGGCGTTGATCGAAGCCGGCGTTGATCCGGCCGCGGTGGCTGAAGTGGGTGCAGCCAGTTATCTCAAGCAGTTGGTGCGGTTTGGTTTCTTCCACGCCGACCCCCATCCCGGCAACCTCGCCGTGGCGAGTGATGGAGCGCTCATCTACTACGACTTCGGGATGATGGGGTTGTTGTCAGACGGCTTGCGTCGACGTCTGGGAGCCATGGTGCGCGCTGCTGCTGCAAGGGATTCAGCGGCGTTGGTGGAGGAGATGCAGGCGGCCGGGGTGATCTCCGGTGGCATTGATATTGGTCCGGTTCGCCGTCTCGTGCGGTTGATGCTTCAGGAGGCCCTCACCCCACCCTTCACGGCCAACGTGATCGACAAACTCTCCGGCGATCTCTACGACCTGGTGTATGGCCAGCCCTTTCGGCTTCCGGTTGAGCTGATCTTCGTGATGCGGGCCTTGTCCACCTTCGAGGGTGTTGGCCGCAGCCTTGATCCAGCTTTTAGCTTGGTAGCGATTGCCAAGCCTTATCTCCTTCCACTCATGACCTCCAGCGGCTCCGGCAGCAACGATCTGTTCAACGAACTCGGCCGTCAGGTCGGGGCCCTTAGCAGCCGAGCTGCTGCCTTCCCGCGGCGGTTGGATGAAAGTCTGGAACGCCTGGAGCAGGGAGATCTTCAGCTTCAGGTGCGGCTGGGCGAATCTGATCGTCAGTTCCGCCGGATGGCCCTGGCCCAGCAATCGATCGGACAATCGGTGTTGCTCGGATGCCTGGCTTTAGCCATCGCGATTGTGGGTGCCAGTGCCCGCCCGCTCTGGTCACTTCTTCCGGCTGCCGCTGCCTTGCCGGTTGGCTTGGGCTGGTTCCGAATGCAGGTCAAGATCCGTCGTGATCAACGGTTGGAGCAGTTGCCCGGTTCCAACCGTTGA
- a CDS encoding leucine-rich repeat domain-containing protein produces the protein MTTLTKAIANSLIAEQGLNIHIPENYTSIEGGAFQNVGLQTVFIPDSIASIGAYAFARNSLTSVEIPIGVTSIGVGAFYDNKITSLSFGSNHTLTTIGENAFEKNNINRILIPEGVSSIGDYAFLGNSSTYLKIPDSVTTIGNSSFYGNSFEFISVPSEPAFQLSKLPSGVDIKKRNQGTILTKSLAQLLINEQGLDVIIPDTYTIIDNNAFKGKGIKSVVIPEGITVIGEYAFSENSLTSLSVPKSVKHICQNAFYKNSLASIELPTGLISIGRMAFDTNSLKEISIPKSVTYIGQFAFYGNNFESVSIPDSVFALGTYAFSRPETFIVPQNPLFSLEVLLEGIEGTQVTYRTSQDTSVSLSDDRTLPVIPSSPGIDENVLTKELAQALIDEQGLHIVIPEIYTSIADEAFYNKGLLSVEIPNCITTIGRLAFGRNNLHTLEIPYGVKSLSGHAFSNNNLLHVKIPHGISTIGEQTLTYNPLLSVEIPNSVTTIDSAAFWDSNLLKVDIPDSVTAVSVTAFNYNNNLQSISVSAEPSFDLSVLPSGVEVVKRGTSSICRLHNTSEGKHLFSSNQNEIDILTGSGWENEGTVYYEPGVATADIFRFYVSSENRHFYTALTSERDLIINNQTLADAGWQYEGKAFTAFNTIEYIDNAVAVVRYLNKGTGSHLYSTSTYEQSLLDQDANWLNEGIAWYGNPMT, from the coding sequence GTGACAACGCTAACTAAAGCCATTGCCAACTCCTTGATTGCTGAGCAAGGCTTGAATATACATATACCAGAAAATTATACATCTATCGAAGGCGGAGCATTTCAGAATGTAGGCCTGCAAACAGTATTTATCCCCGACAGCATTGCTTCAATTGGAGCATACGCATTTGCGAGAAATTCTTTGACGAGTGTAGAAATTCCTATTGGCGTCACATCAATTGGCGTAGGCGCTTTTTATGATAATAAAATCACTAGTCTTTCGTTCGGCAGCAACCATACTCTTACGACTATTGGTGAAAACGCATTTGAAAAAAATAATATCAATAGGATACTGATACCAGAAGGTGTTAGCTCAATAGGTGATTATGCATTTCTAGGGAATTCCTCGACATACCTGAAGATACCGGACAGTGTAACTACTATCGGAAATTCATCATTCTATGGAAATAGTTTTGAATTCATTAGTGTCCCCAGTGAGCCAGCCTTTCAACTGTCTAAGCTTCCATCCGGCGTTGATATCAAAAAAAGAAACCAAGGAACAATTCTCACAAAGTCTCTTGCTCAATTACTAATCAATGAGCAAGGATTAGACGTCATTATACCTGATACTTATACAATTATTGATAACAATGCTTTCAAGGGAAAAGGAATCAAAAGTGTTGTTATCCCTGAAGGCATAACAGTCATAGGAGAATACGCTTTTTCGGAAAACTCGCTTACAAGCCTGTCTGTGCCGAAAAGCGTCAAGCATATATGTCAGAATGCTTTTTACAAAAATAGTCTTGCAAGTATAGAGCTGCCGACTGGGCTTATTAGCATTGGGAGAATGGCTTTTGATACTAATTCTCTGAAAGAAATCAGCATACCAAAATCAGTAACATATATCGGTCAATTCGCCTTTTATGGCAATAATTTTGAAAGTGTAAGCATTCCAGATAGTGTATTTGCGTTGGGCACATATGCATTTAGTCGCCCAGAAACTTTTATCGTTCCCCAGAATCCATTATTTAGTCTTGAGGTACTCTTGGAAGGCATAGAGGGTACTCAAGTTACGTATAGAACCTCACAAGACACCTCAGTTTCTTTATCTGATGATCGCACTCTCCCAGTCATACCCTCTTCTCCTGGAATAGATGAAAATGTATTAACTAAGGAGTTGGCACAAGCGTTAATTGATGAACAAGGACTGCATATCGTAATACCTGAAATTTATACTTCAATTGCCGATGAGGCTTTTTACAATAAAGGCTTGTTGAGCGTTGAAATTCCGAATTGCATAACAACAATCGGAAGACTTGCTTTTGGTAGAAATAACTTGCATACCTTAGAAATTCCGTATGGAGTGAAATCTCTGAGTGGTCATGCATTTTCTAATAATAATCTCTTACATGTTAAGATTCCTCATGGAATTAGCACTATTGGAGAACAGACACTTACCTATAATCCACTATTAAGCGTGGAAATACCAAATAGCGTGACTACTATAGATTCTGCTGCTTTTTGGGACTCCAATTTACTTAAAGTAGACATCCCAGATAGTGTGACTGCAGTTTCAGTGACTGCGTTCAACTATAACAACAACTTGCAATCTATTAGTGTTTCGGCTGAGCCATCTTTTGACCTTTCTGTACTTCCATCTGGCGTTGAGGTTGTGAAAAGAGGTACTAGTTCTATTTGCAGGCTTCATAACACCTCTGAAGGCAAGCATTTATTTTCATCCAATCAGAATGAAATAGACATATTGACAGGCAGTGGATGGGAGAACGAAGGTACTGTCTACTATGAACCTGGGGTAGCAACAGCTGATATCTTCCGTTTTTATGTATCTTCGGAAAATCGACACTTTTACACGGCTCTTACGAGCGAAAGAGATCTTATTATTAACAATCAGACACTAGCTGATGCAGGCTGGCAATACGAGGGAAAGGCTTTTACTGCTTTCAATACAATTGAATACATCGACAATGCGGTTGCTGTTGTTCGATATCTCAATAAAGGAACTGGCAGCCATCTTTATTCAACCAGTACTTACGAACAAAGCCTTTTGGATCAGGATGCAAATTGGCTAAATGAAGGTATTGCATGGTATGGCAATCCAATGACGTGA
- the argJ gene encoding bifunctional glutamate N-acetyltransferase/amino-acid acetyltransferase ArgJ produces the protein MASSWQPIPGGVTAPNGFQAAGIVAGLKPSGKPDLALVLAPETAVCAGTFTTSLVRAACVDLCRDRLFSQGGQARAVLINSGQANACTGDRGLVDSQRATQVLADQIGVDAESVLICSTGVIGVPIPMPTLLAGLAPLVEALDDAGGDAAANAILTTDLVDKQVALELELEGRRVRIGGMAKGSGMIHPDMATMLGFFSCDAGVDAGVWQGMVLRAVQRSFNAITVDGDTSTNDTVLAFAAGPPLGQQHHAVLEQGLTQAMQQLAQAIARDGEGATCLIEVQVEGAVDEAAALRVARTVCGSSLVKTAVHGRDPNWGRIVAAAGRSGVSFDPDAVALWIGPHQLMAAGQPVAFDRAAASNVLRQEHVPIRLGLGHGSGSGHAWGCDLSDQYVRINADYTT, from the coding sequence ATGGCTTCCTCTTGGCAACCGATTCCGGGTGGTGTGACGGCACCGAATGGGTTCCAGGCGGCAGGCATCGTGGCCGGCCTGAAGCCCTCGGGCAAACCTGATCTGGCGCTGGTTTTGGCCCCAGAGACGGCGGTTTGTGCGGGCACCTTCACCACCTCCTTGGTGCGGGCGGCCTGTGTTGATCTCTGCCGTGATCGCCTCTTCAGCCAAGGCGGCCAGGCCCGTGCCGTGTTGATCAACTCCGGTCAGGCCAATGCCTGCACCGGGGATCGCGGCTTGGTCGACAGCCAGCGCGCCACCCAGGTGCTTGCCGATCAGATCGGCGTCGATGCGGAGTCGGTGTTGATCTGCTCCACCGGCGTGATCGGTGTGCCGATTCCGATGCCCACCCTTCTGGCTGGGTTGGCTCCCTTGGTGGAGGCCTTGGATGACGCGGGTGGCGATGCTGCAGCCAACGCCATCCTCACTACCGATTTGGTGGACAAGCAGGTGGCGCTTGAACTGGAGCTGGAGGGGCGCCGAGTGAGAATTGGAGGGATGGCCAAAGGCTCGGGAATGATTCATCCCGACATGGCCACGATGCTCGGCTTTTTCAGTTGCGATGCCGGCGTCGATGCCGGCGTTTGGCAGGGGATGGTGCTGCGTGCGGTGCAGCGTTCCTTCAACGCCATCACCGTTGATGGAGACACCAGCACCAACGACACCGTGCTGGCCTTTGCGGCAGGCCCACCGCTGGGCCAACAACACCATGCCGTTCTGGAACAGGGCCTCACCCAGGCCATGCAACAGCTGGCCCAGGCCATTGCCCGGGATGGCGAAGGGGCGACCTGTCTGATCGAGGTGCAAGTGGAGGGTGCGGTTGACGAGGCCGCGGCGTTGAGGGTGGCTCGCACGGTCTGTGGTTCGTCCCTGGTCAAGACCGCAGTCCATGGCCGGGATCCGAACTGGGGGCGGATCGTGGCGGCTGCGGGTCGCTCTGGTGTGTCCTTCGATCCGGATGCGGTTGCTCTTTGGATTGGTCCCCATCAATTGATGGCGGCTGGTCAACCCGTGGCCTTTGATCGCGCTGCAGCCAGCAACGTTCTGCGGCAGGAGCATGTTCCGATTCGCCTCGGCCTAGGGCATGGTTCCGGCTCTGGTCATGCCTGGGGATGTGACCTGTCGGATCAGTACGTGCGCATCAACGCCGATTACACTACGTAA
- the coaE gene encoding dephospho-CoA kinase (Dephospho-CoA kinase (CoaE) performs the final step in coenzyme A biosynthesis.), which translates to MAPGEPFSQRRIGLTGGIASGKSSLGHWLAQQGLPVLDADQFAREALAPGRPATTSVMQRYGAGVQAEGGAAVDRAALGRIVFQDPAERRWLEQLIHPIVRERFDQALSLHAKTPAVVLMIPLLFEAGLESLCSEIWLVDCDASQQLERLIARDGLSPDAAQARIAAQWPLSRKRVLADHVLANRGQPGAWQAQAMGLLNATGEVMPG; encoded by the coding sequence ATGGCGCCTGGCGAGCCGTTCTCGCAACGACGCATAGGGCTCACGGGCGGGATTGCCAGCGGCAAGAGCAGCCTGGGCCATTGGTTGGCGCAGCAAGGTCTGCCGGTGTTGGATGCGGATCAATTCGCCCGAGAGGCCCTCGCACCCGGTCGCCCGGCCACGACCAGCGTGATGCAGCGGTATGGCGCTGGAGTCCAGGCTGAAGGGGGCGCAGCCGTCGACCGAGCTGCCCTGGGTCGGATCGTGTTCCAGGACCCCGCGGAGCGGCGGTGGCTCGAGCAACTGATTCACCCGATCGTGCGGGAGCGCTTCGACCAAGCACTCAGCCTCCATGCCAAGACACCAGCCGTTGTGCTGATGATTCCGCTGTTGTTCGAAGCGGGGCTGGAGTCGCTCTGCAGCGAAATCTGGCTGGTCGACTGCGATGCATCCCAGCAGCTAGAGCGCTTGATCGCGCGGGACGGGCTGAGCCCTGACGCTGCTCAAGCCCGCATTGCCGCCCAATGGCCTCTAAGCCGGAAACGTGTCTTAGCAGATCACGTCCTTGCCAATCGAGGTCAACCCGGCGCTTGGCAAGCACAGGCCATGGGTTTACTCAACGCAACAGGAGAAGTAATGCCCGGTTAG